The Sphingomonas sp. LY54 genome includes a region encoding these proteins:
- a CDS encoding NAD(P) transhydrogenase subunit alpha has protein sequence MDFVSILSIFVLACFVGYYVVWAVTPALHTPLMAVTNAISSVIIVGALIASAEAGSAAAKWLGLIAVAMASVNIFGGFAVTERMLAMYKKKERRDA, from the coding sequence ATGGACTTCGTCTCAATCCTGTCGATTTTCGTGCTGGCGTGTTTCGTCGGCTATTATGTCGTCTGGGCGGTAACGCCGGCCTTGCACACGCCGCTGATGGCGGTGACCAACGCCATTTCCTCGGTCATCATCGTCGGCGCGCTGATCGCTTCGGCCGAAGCGGGCTCGGCCGCCGCCAAGTGGCTGGGGCTGATCGCGGTGGCGATGGCGAGCGTGAATATCTTCGGCGGTTTTGCGGTCACCGAGCGCATGCTTGCCATGTACAAGAAGAAGGAACGCCGCGATGCATGA